The following coding sequences lie in one Montipora foliosa isolate CH-2021 chromosome 11, ASM3666993v2, whole genome shotgun sequence genomic window:
- the LOC137975274 gene encoding vitrin-like: protein MKFNRESLRLDHTLISSGCIWRLLQFAFMFFSCSSYVFALFLPLVPYTPSPPRPGMCSVPVDLGFLIDGSGSIEYQGKGNFVRILNFVKAIVSFFEISQGKSRVGCVLFSSRTIPIFGFRRYSSKVQILRAIGRIRFPRGGTRIGKALDYTRDYLFKGRSTPGRKRVLTLITDGISMDKVGPAASRMKAAGVEVFTIGLGRKFKLSQLQKVATDQYHVLTASFGTLITLLLKLKTQICQKPGPTTRPPITIPSTPTEKEAGPTSAEQETHRQHL from the exons ATGAAATTTAATCGAGAGTCGCTAAGATTGGACCACACCCTAATCTCGTCGGGTTGCATTTGGCGACTGCTTCAGTTTGCCTTCATGTTTTTCAGTTGTTCCTCATACGTATTTGCGCTTTTTTTGCCTTTAGTTCCATATACGCCGTCACCTCCTCGTCCAGGAA TGTGCAGTGTTCCAGTGGACCTCGGTTTTCTTATCGACGGCTCAGGAAGCATTGAATATCAGGGGAAAGGAAACTTCGTGCGCATACTCAACTTTGTAAAGGCGATTGTCAGCTTTTTCGAGATATCACAAGGAAAATCCCGCGTGGGGTGCGTGCTTTTCTCGTCTCGCACGATACCGATCTTCGGCTTCCGACGATATTCATCAAAGGTTCAAATTCTCCGGGCAATTGGCCGGATCAGATTTCCTCGTGGAGGAACAAGGATCGGAAAAGCATTAGACTACACTCGAGATTACCTCTTCAAGGGGCGTTCAACCCCCGGAAGAAAGCGTGTCTTGACTTTAATAACAGATGGTATTTCTATGGACAAGGTCGGTCCAGCTGCAAGCCGAATGAAAGCTGCTGGTGTTGAAGTCTTCACTATCGGGCTCGGTCGGAAGTTCAAATTGAGCCAATTGCAAAAGGTGGCAACAGACCAATACCACGTGCTGACAGCGTCATTTGGCACACTGATAACCTTGCTGTTGAAGTTGAAAACTCAAATATGCCAGAAACCTG GGCCCACAACTCGTCCTCCTATTACAATACCTTCAACACCAACAG AAAAAGAGGCCGGACCGACATCAGCCGAGCAAGAAACCCACAGGCAACATTTGTAA